The genomic interval CAATGGGCTTAATTTAGATGTTTATCACAAAAGTTATGTGATGATAATAAATGGAGTAGGAGTTATTTTTGGAGCACTATTAACGGCACGATTTATTTTAGCAGGTGTAAGAATACGATTAATTTGGCTTACAGGATTTGCTTCATTTTTATTTTTTCATATCTATATGATTTTCATATTGGGAAATCAAGCAGAAATACTAGATATTATATTACCCTTATTTTTTCAAGGTTTTGGTAATGGTATCTTAATTGTTTCTATAGTTATTTTTTATGCTACAGGAGTTCCTTCTGAAATAGGTTTTTCTGCTTCGGTTACTGGAGTTTCGTATCGTTGTTTTACTTTTACATTAAGTATGGCGTTGGTTACTTTTATGGGCTTGCGTCAAGGAAGTATGCATTATAATAATTTTGCAGAGGACATTGTAATTACAAACCCTGTATCTGCTCTACGGTTACAAAACTACAAGGAAACCTTATTAAGTCACGGAGCTTCTAAATTACAAGCTTCTGCAGGTGCAAGAAAAATGTTAGGAAAAGCAGTAGGAGTTCAATCTAATCTTTTGTTTGCCCGCGATTACTATATTTACTTAAGTTGCTTTATCATTTTTGTAATGCTTGGTATTGCTTTAATTCCGCATTTTCATTATCACCTTAGAAAAATTACAGATAAATTAACGCCTATTTAATGATTCTTTAAATATTGATACTGTTATGAGTTTATAAAGGGAATTTAAACGAATCGTTTATTATATTCTAATTAAAGAATAATACCATTATATTTTTATATCACAGAATACCATGATAAAATTGATCAAATACTCTTATAGGTTTGTATTAAATTAATTACAACACTATACTTATGACAGATCAAGAAAAAAAACAATATTTAGCAGAAATAGACGAAGTAGTACAAAAAGCTGTAGATGGAGAATATAAACTTTATCCTGTACTACAACCAGCAAGTTGGCCAGGTGTTAAAAATGGTGCGTTATATAATGTAGAAGTTTCTGAAGACGATAATAAAGATGTTCCTTTAGTTATTAAATCTTATGCCGTAGAAACGCCAGATGGCTTAGTGTATCTATCAAAGAAACATAAAGAATTTTTTGGAAATAGAAACTTATATCAAGAAGCTAGCGACAACTTAGACGAGCTTGAACAAGAATTTAATTTTGAAAAAGAATTTGATAATAAAGTGTTGAGTTCAAATGGAACTCGATTTTCTAATGAAAGAGCTCTTAGTTATACACAGATGCGTATGGCTCATGATTTTTTAGAGTCAGAAGAATTATTTGTATCTATACCTAGACGTGGTAATATCCTTATTATTCCTAAAGATTCGGACAAAGAGCTCTTAGATATGTTTTTACATGTGCATAGACATAATTGGAATGATACAACTTACAACAATGCGCATATTGCTAATATACTTTTATACATAAAAAGTGGTAATAGAGAAGGTATCGTATATCTATAAATCTAAAAGCTATATATATAGTAACATTTTCTATTTCAGAGGAAATATTCATAAAAAAAAGGTATTCTTAATATTAAGAATACCTTTTTTTTATGAATATTATTTAGAAAACGTCTAGGGTAGATAAACCGTTAAATTTTGAAATAGCTGAATACAGTGATAAAAAAAAATAGATACCTCTGTAGTTTTGTAATAAATAATAAAAACAAAACATTATGAGCAATACAGCAAACGAAAATTCAAAAGAAGTAGAAAAAATAATTGAACAAACTAAAAATAGTGATCAGAAAATATATCCTATTTTAAAACCAGGAAATTGGGTTGGTTTAAAAGCAGGTGCTTTAAGTAATACTTTAATTCCTGCCGAAAATGGAGCAGAAGTGGTAATTGCATATGGAATGGATACACCAGATAACTTTGTGTTTTTAACTCAAAAGCATTTAGAAACTATGGATGGGAAACAAATTACAAGTGAAGCTTTTGAAAACTTAGGAAACTATGAAGCGGAATTAGAGTTTGTTGGATCGTTAGATAATAAAGCGGTTGCTACTAACGGAAACGATTTTTCTAGTGAAATAATTCTTTCTAAAGCACATATGTTAAAAGCACACGCTATGTTAGATGCGGAAGAATTATTGGTGTCTATTCCAAGAAGAACGTGTATGACCATTATTTCTAGAGATGTAGATGAAGAAACAATGAATAAATTTGCATACCTACACAACTTTACTTGGGAGGATGATAGTTTTGGAAATGCACCTATTACCAATTCTCTTTTTATTGTAAAAGAAGGAACTATTGTAGGGCACATTCCATTATAATTCAATTTAAATAATTACAAAAAAGGCATTCTTATTTTTAAGAATGCCTTTTTTTATGGATCTAATTCGGTTGAATTAAACATCATAGATAATTTACTAAATTTTGAAATAGCTGAATACAGTGATAATAAACTTTATATGCTTTTCTAATTTTGTAGTAAATAATAAAACACAAGATGATGAGCGGCACTCTTTACGGAAAAGAAATAGAAAAAATAATTGAAGAAACTAAAAATAGTGATCAAAAAATATATCCTATTTTAAAACCAGGAAATTGGGTTGGCCTTAAAGCTGGAGCATTAAATTCTAACTTAATAAAATCAGAAGCAGGACCAAAAGTAGTTATTGCGTATGGTATAGATACTCCAGATAATTTTGTGTTTCTAACACAAAAGCATTTAGAAAATATGGATCTAAAGCAAATTACAAATGAAGCTTTTAGAAACTTAGGAAATTATGAAACAGAATTTACGTATTCAGAAGCATTTCAAAATAAATTATTAACTTCTAGCGGACATGATTTTTCTAGTGAAAGAATTCTTTCTAACTTACATATGTTAAAAGCACATGCTATGTTAGACGCAGAAGATTTATTGGTTTCTGTTCCAAGACGTAGTTGTATGATGGTAATTTCTAGAGACTCAGATGAAGAGCTACTTGGCGCATTTTTAGACATGCACAAGAATGCTTGGGAAGATGGTAGTTATAGAAATGCACCTGTAGCCAATATTCTTTTTACAATGAAAGAAGGACATATTACAGGACATATAGCATTAGATAATATAACAAGAGATGAATAAAAATAACTAAATATTATAGCTATTTCTTTTATCAATTTTAAATTATCAGATAAACTACTAAATATTTAAATAGCGGAATACAGTGATAAAAAAACGTATATGCTTGTTTAATTTTGTCGTAAATATATAAGATGAACATTATAAGTCTAAAAAATTAGTACCACTTATATTTCTTTTTTTCGTCAGTTTTAAATAGCTAACAATACATATTAAAAATCAACTTTAAAAAAATAAAAATTGAAAAATCTAGCCCCTAATATTAACGATAGAGTACAAAATTTAATGGTAGATGTCTTTGAATCTATAAGTGCTTCTGATAAAGGAACAATAGAAATTAGTGAACTTTTAGATACTAGAAGTATTTTTGAACTCGTTTTTGAAATCGTTAAAGAGTCTGGGTTTTACAGTCAGGATGAAAATTTTAATCTTATTAAAGCTTTAAATATAGATACTGATGAAGATAGTTTAGAAGACGCTTTATGTGCTTCTTGGGTAACTATGGGCACAAATTTAAACACCGCAAAAACACAAGAAGAGTTTAATGCTAAGTTTGCCTTATTTGTACCTATCATTCTTAAAAAGATGGAGGCTATTAAACGTATAGCAGGTTAAAAAGTGAAATTTACTTTATTGTTTTAGTATTAAAAATAAACTATGGAATTTAAAATTGAATATCTTACTACTTATTATAAAGAGTTAAAAACAGCACAGAATTATCCTGAAGCTTTCTTGTACGAACTGTTTCTAATAGGTAAAATAACTAGAGATGAGGTTATTATTGCCGAGGTTACTGAAATTTTAGAAGAATATGGAACTACAGAAATTAACAATGCGTTTAAAACACGTAATAAACTTCCTGAAAATGGTGAGGATTCTGGTAAAATAATAAAAACTTTACTTCATTTTGGAACTAAAGATCCATTGTTTCCAATAGGGAAACTTTACAACATGTTTGAGTTTTCATCACTTTCTATAAGAGACGAAGCTATTGCTCAAAAACTAGAAAAGCAACCTAATCTTATTTCTCGTTTAAATGGTATTACTCACCTAAAAGTAAGTGATGTCTTTAGCAACGATTTTCCAAAGGAAATTTGTGATATCACTTCTTTAAAGACTTTAGAAATTAAAGGTAATTACCAAGTATTACCCGTTTCTATAGGGAATTTACAACAACTAGAAAGTGTTACTCTAGAATTATCAAAACTTGTTACATTTCCAGAATCTTTTTGGTCTTTAAAAAATATTAAAAAACTAGAATTAAGCTACATAGAAACGGAATTCCAAGAGTCACTTCAATTAGAAAAACTAACAAACTTAGAAGAGTTAGATTTTATTTTAGTCAACTTAAAAGACGCCTCTCAGTTACAATTACCAACAAGTATAAAAGAAATAAGTTTTATTCGTTTAAAACATTTAACCAAACTTCCTACGTGTATTTCTATGCTTAAAAAGCTTAAGAAATTCGATTTATATATGTGTCCTAATTTGATTGAAATCCCTAACGGATTCAATCAATTAGACAATTTATTTGTGCTGAAGTTAGATGGCATTCCTTTAATTAAAACCATTGAAGACCATCAAATATTTACAAAGCATTGTGAATACATAACTTTGGATGATGATTTAGAAATTATACCGGGAAATGAGCCAATTCTAAATTCTGAACTATTAATTAATGATGTCGAAATCTTAAATTATGTATTCTCGCATCCTGATAGATTTACCAATCTTAAAAAATTAAAAATACAATATATTACAGATTTTTCTGATGTATCGCTCGGGTTCGGGAAATTAACAACGCTTAAAGCTATTGATATTCATCAAGGAAGCCAAATGGAAACCTTGTTTAAAAATATAGAAAACTGTACGCAACTAAACTATTTAAAATTATACGGTGCTAACATAGAAAGTATTCCAAAAGGTTTAAAAGAATTGCAATACTTAGATTATTTATGTTTTAATAGTTGTAGAAGTTTAGTTTTAGAAGCTAAATATTTACCTTCTAAAATTAAAGAATTATATTTATTTGACATTAAAGAATATATTGCAACTGAAAAATTACTAGAAACAGAACACGCTTATTTTGCTAATTTATCTATTGAAAAACCTAAAGTATTATTTAGCAACTTAATCACTAAAACACTTCATTTTTCTAGTATTAATGAATCTAAAAATTCGCAAGAAGACTTAACAAAATACTTACCAAAACCAAAAGTATTAACCACACTAAAAGCCTATACAAATACGGAACAATTTAAAGATGTACTTAAACATTGTACCAATTTAGAGTATTTGCATTTAGATAATAAGGAAGCTAGCCTTACTGAAATAACTAGTGTAGCTGCACCACATTTAAATTATTTAAAATTAGATTTTTATAAAGCAGAAAACCTAGAAGCGCTTATTAAAAATATGCCTAAACTAGAAACTTTAGACATAGCGCATTATGATGTTACAAGTACATTTCCTGAAGTTACATTGCCGTATTTAAAAAATTTAGATTTAAGTTATACTACTTTTAAAACCTTAGAAACCTTAGAAGCACCTGCTTTAGAATCTTTATACATTGCTTTAAGTTATGAGTTTGGAATGGAAGGCTATGCTAAATTAAATCAGTTTAAAGCCTTGAAAAAACTAAGATTTATGGGAATTGGTGACGATGTAAATAGTATTCCTGAAAGTATCTCTGAACTAAAATTAACTGAGTTTTTAATACACCATAAATTTGATGTATTACCAGAATTTATTCAAAAAATAACAACTTTACAAACCTTATCGCTTGGCGGAAACGATTTTATAGATTTACCAACTTGGATTGCCGATTTACCAAAACTAAAGCGTTTAGATATTGATGGCTGTAAGTTTGAAAATGCGGTTCCAGAATATTTTAGAAAGTTAAAACTGAAAGAACTTAAATATTATATTGGAAAATTTAATGGTGGAAATATGAATCCTGATAAATATAAATACTTAATAACGCCAGGTTACACTGAATTGAAAAAAGAGTTTAGCAAAGAAGCTATTGCGTAACTTCTAATAAGATTTACTATTTAAAACAAAAC from Polaribacter sejongensis carries:
- a CDS encoding DUF1444 family protein codes for the protein MSNTANENSKEVEKIIEQTKNSDQKIYPILKPGNWVGLKAGALSNTLIPAENGAEVVIAYGMDTPDNFVFLTQKHLETMDGKQITSEAFENLGNYEAELEFVGSLDNKAVATNGNDFSSEIILSKAHMLKAHAMLDAEELLVSIPRRTCMTIISRDVDEETMNKFAYLHNFTWEDDSFGNAPITNSLFIVKEGTIVGHIPL
- a CDS encoding DUF1444 family protein, whose translation is MSGTLYGKEIEKIIEETKNSDQKIYPILKPGNWVGLKAGALNSNLIKSEAGPKVVIAYGIDTPDNFVFLTQKHLENMDLKQITNEAFRNLGNYETEFTYSEAFQNKLLTSSGHDFSSERILSNLHMLKAHAMLDAEDLLVSVPRRSCMMVISRDSDEELLGAFLDMHKNAWEDGSYRNAPVANILFTMKEGHITGHIALDNITRDE
- a CDS encoding leucine-rich repeat domain-containing protein produces the protein MEFKIEYLTTYYKELKTAQNYPEAFLYELFLIGKITRDEVIIAEVTEILEEYGTTEINNAFKTRNKLPENGEDSGKIIKTLLHFGTKDPLFPIGKLYNMFEFSSLSIRDEAIAQKLEKQPNLISRLNGITHLKVSDVFSNDFPKEICDITSLKTLEIKGNYQVLPVSIGNLQQLESVTLELSKLVTFPESFWSLKNIKKLELSYIETEFQESLQLEKLTNLEELDFILVNLKDASQLQLPTSIKEISFIRLKHLTKLPTCISMLKKLKKFDLYMCPNLIEIPNGFNQLDNLFVLKLDGIPLIKTIEDHQIFTKHCEYITLDDDLEIIPGNEPILNSELLINDVEILNYVFSHPDRFTNLKKLKIQYITDFSDVSLGFGKLTTLKAIDIHQGSQMETLFKNIENCTQLNYLKLYGANIESIPKGLKELQYLDYLCFNSCRSLVLEAKYLPSKIKELYLFDIKEYIATEKLLETEHAYFANLSIEKPKVLFSNLITKTLHFSSINESKNSQEDLTKYLPKPKVLTTLKAYTNTEQFKDVLKHCTNLEYLHLDNKEASLTEITSVAAPHLNYLKLDFYKAENLEALIKNMPKLETLDIAHYDVTSTFPEVTLPYLKNLDLSYTTFKTLETLEAPALESLYIALSYEFGMEGYAKLNQFKALKKLRFMGIGDDVNSIPESISELKLTEFLIHHKFDVLPEFIQKITTLQTLSLGGNDFIDLPTWIADLPKLKRLDIDGCKFENAVPEYFRKLKLKELKYYIGKFNGGNMNPDKYKYLITPGYTELKKEFSKEAIA